From a single Paraburkholderia edwinii genomic region:
- a CDS encoding short-chain fatty acid transporter, which produces MVQMVQDDAERSARGVTESARQGRRNVSEWFTQWSLNWIPDSMVFVVALTLIVYVMALGLTRHGPLELLDDYAKGFWVLLTFAMQLTVMMITGFVVADSKLVKAAIVRVIGMTSTARSTLILFCLIVGVVSWLHWAAGIMVAIVMGKEVAVRKRGMGIHYPVLAAAAYTMMLLMANGPSQSAPLLAATSGNFLEKAIGGLIPLTQTALSPFLLTLVLFQLVTLPVIFALLMPRKERAVEISDAVYDEFTRVPSATDSTENLRPAERWERSRVLLTILGVGILIWSVRFIVTMGAAKLDLNVINFMLFGLGMVLHGSPRSFTESVKQGVGTTYGVIIQFPLYAGIFGLIVHSGLSDIITHWFLSISTKGTYSWIVLIYTTIMDFFVPSGGSKFAVEAPYIIAAGQKLGIPVAHVVNAYSTGGQLANLIQPFWALPFMAAFKVRFQDILPYTFAMFLYALVVGSVAFLIFPHGL; this is translated from the coding sequence ATGGTGCAAATGGTGCAAGACGACGCCGAGCGCTCAGCGCGCGGCGTCACTGAGTCGGCGAGACAAGGCCGGCGAAACGTATCCGAGTGGTTCACGCAGTGGAGTCTCAACTGGATTCCCGACTCGATGGTCTTTGTCGTTGCACTGACGCTCATCGTCTACGTGATGGCGCTTGGGTTGACGCGGCACGGCCCATTGGAACTCCTCGACGATTACGCGAAAGGCTTCTGGGTGTTGCTTACGTTCGCGATGCAGTTGACTGTGATGATGATCACCGGCTTCGTCGTGGCCGACTCGAAGCTGGTCAAGGCGGCGATTGTCCGCGTGATCGGCATGACGTCGACCGCACGCTCAACCTTGATCCTGTTCTGCCTGATCGTTGGTGTCGTGAGCTGGCTGCACTGGGCGGCGGGAATCATGGTGGCGATCGTCATGGGGAAGGAAGTGGCCGTGCGTAAACGCGGCATGGGTATCCACTATCCGGTTCTGGCCGCTGCCGCCTACACGATGATGCTGTTGATGGCGAACGGGCCATCGCAATCCGCGCCGTTGCTGGCAGCGACCTCCGGAAACTTTCTGGAAAAAGCGATCGGCGGGCTGATTCCGCTCACGCAGACGGCGTTGTCGCCGTTTCTGCTGACGCTCGTCCTGTTCCAACTAGTCACGTTGCCGGTCATATTCGCATTGCTGATGCCGCGAAAGGAGCGGGCGGTTGAGATCAGCGATGCGGTGTACGACGAATTCACGCGAGTCCCGAGCGCCACCGACTCGACTGAGAACCTGCGCCCCGCCGAGCGTTGGGAGCGTTCGCGTGTTCTGTTGACCATCCTTGGCGTGGGTATCCTGATCTGGTCCGTGCGGTTCATTGTGACCATGGGCGCAGCGAAGCTGGACCTGAACGTCATCAACTTCATGCTGTTCGGTCTGGGTATGGTGCTTCATGGTTCGCCGCGCAGCTTCACGGAATCCGTCAAACAAGGTGTGGGCACAACCTATGGCGTCATCATCCAGTTTCCGCTGTACGCGGGCATCTTCGGACTGATCGTCCACTCGGGTCTGTCCGACATCATTACGCACTGGTTTCTGTCCATTTCGACCAAGGGAACCTATTCATGGATCGTGCTCATCTATACGACGATCATGGATTTCTTCGTCCCGTCGGGCGGTTCCAAGTTTGCCGTCGAAGCGCCCTACATCATCGCGGCCGGCCAGAAGCTTGGAATTCCCGTCGCCCATGTCGTCAACGCATACAGCACCGGCGGCCAGCTCGCGAATCTGATTCAACCTTTCTGGGCGCTGCCGTTCATGGCGGCGTTCAAAGTCCGGTTCCAGGACATCCTGCCGTACACGTTCGCCATGTTTCTGTATGCGCTCGTCGTGGGTAGTGTCGCATTCCTGATATTCCCGCACGGCCTTTGA
- a CDS encoding AraC family transcriptional regulator, with translation MRSQLPLPHEQIYAPYKIGAVVEVLAEQGIPPEMSLKASGVAIDKLYDAFELTSVRQYLTVCENAVRIATDPATAFEIGRRLHLSAYGIYGYALLSCLSLREYFRLAVKYRRLATPPVNIEWTEQDETVTWTFADAIVPDPSPRLWEFLIEQQVSLNVTHLQEIAGRECPPLRATFSYPAPTHAHLYARYLGCSCEFDAPQCALIYDRAILDQKPQKAHRLTTALLQETCDRLVGQEKTSSGLSGEIYKVFLTHPGDFPSMDAMAARFNMVKRTLRRRLDAEGTSFQSILDDVRSSLAQEYLQTTRMNVNDIATLLGFSDAANFRRALKRWTGKGPKELRS, from the coding sequence GTGCGATCACAACTTCCACTGCCGCATGAGCAAATCTACGCGCCGTACAAAATCGGCGCCGTAGTGGAAGTGCTTGCGGAGCAAGGCATTCCGCCTGAAATGAGTTTGAAGGCAAGCGGTGTCGCCATCGACAAGCTGTACGACGCGTTTGAACTTACGTCGGTCCGCCAGTACCTGACGGTGTGCGAGAACGCGGTCAGGATCGCCACTGATCCGGCCACCGCCTTCGAGATAGGGCGCCGCCTGCACCTGTCCGCGTACGGAATATACGGATACGCGTTGCTGTCGTGTTTGTCGCTGCGCGAGTACTTTCGGTTAGCTGTGAAATACCGGCGCCTCGCCACACCGCCCGTCAATATCGAATGGACTGAGCAGGATGAGACCGTGACGTGGACCTTCGCGGATGCGATCGTCCCCGACCCATCGCCGAGGCTTTGGGAATTCCTGATCGAGCAGCAGGTCAGCCTCAACGTCACTCACCTTCAGGAAATTGCGGGTCGCGAATGCCCACCTTTGCGCGCGACGTTCTCGTACCCGGCGCCGACGCACGCGCACCTCTACGCCAGGTATCTGGGCTGTTCCTGTGAGTTCGACGCACCTCAGTGCGCGCTCATTTACGACCGCGCGATCCTCGATCAGAAACCGCAAAAGGCTCACCGGCTGACGACAGCGTTACTGCAAGAAACTTGTGACCGGCTTGTCGGGCAAGAAAAGACGTCGAGTGGGCTATCGGGGGAAATCTACAAGGTCTTTCTGACTCATCCGGGTGATTTCCCTTCCATGGATGCAATGGCTGCAAGATTCAACATGGTCAAGCGAACGCTTCGACGTCGCCTGGATGCGGAAGGGACTTCATTTCAGTCGATTCTGGACGATGTGCGATCTTCCCTCGCGCAAGAGTATCTGCAGACAACCCGGATGAACGTGAACGACATTGCCACCCTGCTCGGCTTCAGCGATGCCGCAAATTTTCGGCGCGCACTCAAACGTTGGACGGGCAAGGGACCGAAAGAGCTTCGCAGTTAG
- a CDS encoding GNAT family N-acetyltransferase: MSLIQLSRVVRDDATDLISANCSSQDHHLPWVTSFTDQAGFDVWFARCLTGPNIGLIARVQATGEVVGVINISEIVGGAFHSAYLAYYGMAKFSGKGLMTDAVRSAVTYAFGELGLHRLEANIQPNNHASIALVRRLGFQKEGFSPRYLRINGEWQDHERWAVLADVFKADR; encoded by the coding sequence ATGAGCTTGATTCAACTGAGTCGCGTAGTTCGCGATGACGCTACCGATCTGATTTCGGCAAATTGCTCCAGTCAGGACCATCACCTCCCATGGGTCACCTCATTCACAGATCAGGCAGGTTTTGATGTCTGGTTCGCGCGTTGCCTTACTGGCCCGAACATTGGTCTTATAGCGCGGGTGCAGGCTACGGGTGAAGTTGTCGGTGTGATCAACATCAGTGAAATCGTGGGCGGAGCATTCCACAGCGCTTATCTCGCCTACTACGGAATGGCGAAATTCAGCGGGAAAGGGTTGATGACCGACGCAGTTAGAAGCGCAGTCACCTATGCGTTTGGTGAGTTGGGATTGCATCGGCTCGAAGCGAACATCCAGCCAAACAACCACGCGTCAATAGCGTTGGTACGCCGACTAGGATTTCAGAAGGAAGGCTTCTCGCCGCGCTATCTGCGCATCAATGGCGAATGGCAAGATCACGAGCGATGGGCCGTGCTTGCCGATGTGTTCAAGGCCGACCGATAG
- a CDS encoding M15 family metallopeptidase, producing the protein MPTVECGEPLVAIAGLHARLSIDESDENIACLGYQPTFTVRESVACRLVDAVSNLPSDYCLLVKESLRPAALQRFYFERRLRKVLASNPGLAESDAIEVTSRFVAPPTVAGHPGGGAIDITLCDRDGRELDLGCAYDADEVVSGGACFSQFDNLNAHARKHRSLMFSALEDAGFVNYPFEWWHWSYGDKYWAVVKQQANALYGPVEDLESTALHPKI; encoded by the coding sequence ATGCCGACAGTGGAATGTGGTGAACCGCTTGTCGCGATCGCCGGCCTGCATGCTCGGCTGAGCATTGATGAATCGGACGAGAATATCGCTTGCCTTGGCTATCAGCCAACATTCACGGTACGGGAATCGGTCGCCTGTCGACTCGTCGACGCTGTTTCGAACCTGCCATCGGACTATTGTCTTCTGGTGAAGGAATCGCTACGACCAGCCGCTCTGCAGAGATTTTATTTTGAGCGGCGGTTGCGCAAGGTACTGGCTAGCAATCCGGGCCTGGCCGAGTCCGATGCAATCGAGGTTACTTCGCGGTTCGTTGCACCCCCAACGGTCGCAGGGCATCCCGGCGGTGGAGCAATAGACATCACCCTGTGTGATCGCGACGGGCGTGAGCTTGACCTCGGCTGCGCCTACGATGCCGACGAGGTGGTGTCGGGCGGGGCCTGTTTTTCGCAGTTCGACAATCTGAATGCGCACGCTCGCAAGCACCGCTCGCTGATGTTCTCTGCTCTGGAAGATGCAGGCTTCGTCAATTACCCGTTCGAATGGTGGCATTGGTCATACGGCGACAAGTACTGGGCAGTAGTGAAACAGCAAGCGAACGCGCTGTATGGTCCGGTGGAAGATCTGGAAAGTACAGCCCTGCATCCGAAAATCTAA
- a CDS encoding alpha/beta hydrolase, producing MSSIYRGMDRAALDLAYNNVRAEPEYRAIMGRFKEQSEAVYRNAEVRRDLRYGNRSRQRFDWLSCGKQAAPTFVFIHGGYWQNYVKEDLAFVARGPLERGFNVVMAEYTLAPEASMTEIVDEIGALLDLLQWDTSEAGFGDRPVCVCGHSAGGHLAALHRDHPGVAMTVSVSGLYDLEPISLCWLDDKLNLTEEEIARLSPLHRIARGAPTIVSVGMAELPELIGQSQRYATACEASGENVIFLPLPEQRHFTILTDLANPNGSHMAAIVDSLVFRPKTNFA from the coding sequence ATGAGTTCGATATACCGTGGAATGGACCGTGCGGCGCTTGACCTGGCCTATAACAACGTCCGGGCAGAGCCCGAGTATCGGGCGATCATGGGTCGATTCAAGGAGCAGAGTGAAGCTGTTTATCGCAATGCGGAAGTGAGGCGGGACCTTCGCTACGGTAACCGGTCACGTCAACGCTTTGACTGGCTCTCATGCGGCAAGCAAGCGGCGCCGACTTTTGTCTTTATCCATGGCGGTTACTGGCAAAACTATGTGAAAGAAGATTTGGCGTTCGTCGCACGTGGTCCGCTCGAGCGCGGATTCAATGTCGTGATGGCGGAATATACGCTCGCTCCCGAAGCATCGATGACGGAAATCGTCGACGAAATCGGAGCGCTGCTCGATTTATTGCAGTGGGATACCAGCGAGGCAGGTTTCGGCGATCGTCCCGTTTGTGTCTGTGGTCATTCGGCGGGAGGGCACCTTGCCGCCCTTCATCGGGATCACCCCGGGGTCGCGATGACAGTCTCTGTGAGCGGGTTGTACGATCTGGAACCCATCTCACTGTGCTGGCTGGATGACAAGCTGAATCTAACGGAGGAAGAGATTGCCCGTTTGAGTCCGTTGCATCGCATCGCTCGCGGTGCACCTACCATTGTGTCTGTCGGCATGGCAGAACTCCCGGAACTGATCGGACAGTCTCAGCGTTATGCGACCGCGTGCGAAGCAAGTGGGGAGAATGTGATCTTTCTGCCGCTTCCAGAGCAACGGCATTTCACGATCCTGACAGATCTGGCAAACCCGAATGGATCACATATGGCAGCGATCGTCGATAGCCTGGTGTTTCGCCCCAAAACTAACTTTGCATAA
- the msrB gene encoding peptide-methionine (R)-S-oxide reductase MsrB, giving the protein MKYEKSQSAIDRLTPEQRRITQENGTERSFTGEYNSNKEPGIYVDIVSGEPLFASTDKFDSGTGWPSFTKPIVAANVNEVRDGTHGMVRTEVRSVHGDSHLGHVFPDGPSDRGGLRYCINSASLRFIHRDEMDAEGYGEYLDQVAEK; this is encoded by the coding sequence ATGAAATATGAAAAATCACAGTCAGCGATCGATCGACTGACCCCGGAGCAGCGACGCATCACCCAGGAGAACGGCACCGAGCGTTCGTTCACAGGTGAGTACAACAGCAACAAGGAGCCCGGCATCTACGTCGATATCGTCTCGGGCGAGCCTCTCTTTGCGTCGACTGACAAGTTCGACTCGGGCACAGGGTGGCCGAGCTTCACCAAGCCAATCGTTGCCGCAAACGTCAACGAGGTGCGGGACGGCACCCACGGGATGGTGAGAACCGAGGTCAGATCAGTTCACGGCGACAGCCACCTCGGCCATGTCTTCCCGGACGGCCCGTCCGATCGCGGTGGACTGCGCTATTGCATCAATTCCGCGTCGCTCCGCTTCATCCACCGCGATGAGATGGATGCCGAAGGGTACGGCGAGTATCTCGATCAGGTTGCGGAGAAGTAA
- a CDS encoding DUF4148 domain-containing protein, translated as MQRANYAWVVATLFALSFLSHAVTAASLTREQVRADLIAAELSGKFPQNKGNKRDPAMSYAAKKESEKAENTRSGLPASGELTAVPVAPPSQPAPRSSQC; from the coding sequence ATGCAACGCGCTAACTATGCCTGGGTCGTCGCGACCCTCTTCGCTTTATCGTTTCTTAGTCACGCGGTCACCGCCGCTTCGCTGACGCGCGAACAGGTCCGCGCGGATCTGATTGCCGCGGAGCTGAGCGGCAAGTTCCCGCAGAACAAGGGGAACAAGCGAGACCCCGCAATGTCCTATGCCGCAAAAAAAGAGAGCGAGAAGGCCGAAAACACGCGCTCTGGTCTCCCCGCGTCCGGAGAGCTGACGGCTGTGCCCGTCGCCCCTCCCTCACAGCCGGCGCCGCGTTCGTCACAGTGTTGA
- a CDS encoding porin, whose product MRKTLMFAALSSVLSSASHAQSSVSLYGLVDAGITYTNNVKGHSLWQETSGAVNSTRWGLRGTEDLGGGLMAIFTLEGGFSTNNGTLSQGGREFGRQAFVGLADSKFGALTLGRQYDSMVDYVEPLALPGQQFGGTFTAHPFDNDNLDNTFRLNNSVKYESPDIAGLKFGGVYAFSNNAGQFANNRAYSAGATYSYGALTVAAAYLQLNNNLSGATPAAALTSVSSTGAVAGDSTLLAGRQQTWGAAVNYGIGPVVAGFVYSQTNLTQGFGVNPTTAGQTISFGGNSVHFQNFELNGHYALTPAVSLAGSYTYTQANFGAGSEPKWGQVNLQAAYYFSKLTTVYLQGEYQHLMNREGLNGQTIGAMINNTASGGASSTGNQVAVTAGLRVRF is encoded by the coding sequence ATGAGAAAGACCCTTATGTTTGCTGCGTTGTCGAGTGTGCTTTCGTCAGCCTCGCATGCACAAAGCAGTGTCTCGCTGTACGGCCTGGTCGACGCGGGCATCACGTACACCAACAACGTGAAAGGCCACTCCCTCTGGCAAGAAACAAGCGGCGCAGTCAACTCAACCCGCTGGGGCCTGCGTGGCACCGAGGACTTGGGTGGCGGTCTGATGGCTATCTTCACGTTGGAAGGGGGCTTCAGTACCAACAACGGCACGCTTAGCCAGGGTGGGCGCGAATTCGGTCGCCAGGCGTTCGTCGGTCTGGCGGACTCTAAATTCGGCGCGCTGACGCTTGGCCGCCAATACGACAGCATGGTTGACTATGTCGAACCGCTTGCACTGCCAGGCCAGCAGTTCGGGGGCACATTTACGGCACACCCCTTCGATAACGACAACCTGGACAATACGTTCCGCCTCAACAACTCGGTCAAGTATGAAAGTCCGGACATCGCTGGCTTGAAATTCGGAGGGGTGTATGCGTTCTCGAACAACGCAGGACAATTCGCGAACAACCGCGCATACAGCGCCGGGGCGACGTACAGCTACGGCGCGCTGACCGTCGCGGCGGCTTACTTGCAACTGAACAACAACCTCTCGGGCGCCACGCCCGCCGCGGCGCTTACCTCCGTGAGCAGCACAGGCGCGGTCGCTGGCGACAGCACGCTGCTGGCAGGCCGTCAACAAACGTGGGGCGCCGCCGTGAACTACGGGATCGGCCCGGTGGTCGCCGGCTTCGTGTATTCGCAAACAAACCTGACCCAAGGTTTTGGCGTTAATCCGACCACCGCCGGCCAGACGATCTCGTTCGGAGGCAACAGCGTTCACTTTCAGAATTTCGAATTGAATGGGCACTATGCGCTAACGCCGGCAGTGAGCCTCGCGGGCAGTTACACCTACACGCAGGCCAATTTTGGCGCGGGTTCGGAGCCGAAGTGGGGCCAGGTGAATTTGCAGGCAGCCTACTATTTCTCGAAGCTGACGACGGTGTATCTGCAGGGCGAGTACCAACACCTGATGAATCGTGAGGGATTGAACGGTCAGACCATTGGCGCGATGATCAACAATACCGCCAGTGGCGGAGCGTCGTCGACGGGCAACCAGGTTGCCGTGACCGCAGGCCTGCGTGTCCGCTTCTAA
- a CDS encoding response regulator transcription factor — protein MARLKVLICDSDTADVEVLWHELRGAGYDPLAAFSIERAKALIDAECPGAIFVRARMPDGSGLSLIHDLRNLSATVRTPVIAIGERDSTETESIRFLESGADDYVRKPYGLSELLARLKALLRHAPRIQAPARVSFETLTMDFDARRALVCTDDGIDGHELDLVPTGFLLLRLLIENPFIVISRRSIIETVWFGADVKTGTIDVHMAKVRQALKVVQQRVVIETVRGRGFRLTTPEKVREALLNDSVPQPSCEHEQRTIQTKPAAQQAYDEPVLVSDLGAAIETIRRLRRMLARTREENQVLRNSTTSSSTPKTDSGPSRKNRKKAGG, from the coding sequence ATGGCAAGGCTCAAAGTATTAATTTGCGATTCAGACACAGCTGATGTAGAGGTCTTGTGGCATGAACTCCGCGGTGCAGGCTACGATCCGTTGGCGGCGTTCTCCATTGAGCGGGCTAAAGCGCTGATCGACGCGGAATGCCCGGGAGCGATATTCGTGCGAGCCAGAATGCCCGATGGCTCGGGCCTGTCATTGATTCATGACCTGCGTAATCTGAGTGCCACGGTAAGAACGCCAGTCATTGCTATCGGCGAACGTGACTCCACAGAAACTGAGAGCATTCGCTTTCTCGAGAGCGGTGCTGACGATTACGTCAGGAAACCGTATGGGCTAAGCGAGCTTCTGGCTCGGCTTAAGGCTTTACTTCGTCATGCTCCGCGAATTCAAGCGCCCGCTCGTGTGTCGTTCGAGACGCTAACAATGGATTTCGACGCACGTCGTGCGTTGGTGTGCACAGATGACGGGATCGACGGGCATGAACTGGATCTTGTGCCAACGGGATTTCTACTTTTGCGGCTTCTAATTGAAAATCCCTTCATCGTGATTTCCCGTCGGAGCATCATCGAGACGGTTTGGTTTGGTGCAGACGTGAAAACAGGCACAATCGATGTGCACATGGCCAAGGTACGGCAGGCACTCAAGGTAGTGCAGCAGCGCGTGGTCATTGAGACGGTTAGAGGACGCGGCTTCCGCCTGACAACACCGGAGAAGGTGAGGGAAGCGTTGTTGAATGACAGTGTTCCGCAGCCTTCATGTGAGCATGAGCAGCGCACTATCCAGACGAAGCCAGCCGCACAGCAAGCCTATGACGAACCGGTTCTTGTATCGGACCTCGGTGCCGCGATCGAGACAATCCGCAGATTGCGACGCATGCTAGCCAGGACAAGGGAGGAGAACCAGGTCCTGCGCAACTCGACCACATCGTCGTCTACTCCGAAGACAGATAGTGGTCCTTCTCGAAAGAACAGGAAAAAGGCGGGTGGGTAA
- a CDS encoding TetR/AcrR family transcriptional regulator gives MPKASKEQSQLNHERVAATAARLYRERGFQGVGVAEIMAEAGMTAGAFHSKFGSKEALADEACLKAFEQVESVWQAAISQAERPTDAFEPLIDAYLSIEHRNTPAYGCVISTLATDVSRLPEDNVLRETFNAGVRRALDAVASVLPPELDDESRRQRAVVTYATLVGAMVISRAVSDKSLATEMIERCREGIKLPEQDV, from the coding sequence ATGCCGAAGGCGTCGAAAGAGCAGTCGCAGTTGAATCACGAGAGGGTCGCGGCTACTGCAGCCCGGCTGTATCGCGAGCGGGGATTTCAGGGTGTAGGGGTCGCCGAAATCATGGCGGAGGCCGGCATGACCGCTGGCGCCTTCCACAGCAAATTCGGTTCAAAGGAAGCGCTTGCGGACGAAGCCTGTCTTAAAGCGTTTGAGCAGGTGGAGTCAGTATGGCAGGCCGCCATTTCCCAAGCCGAACGACCCACCGATGCATTTGAACCGCTCATTGACGCTTACCTTTCTATCGAGCACCGGAACACTCCCGCGTACGGCTGCGTGATTTCCACGCTGGCCACCGACGTGTCGCGATTGCCGGAAGACAATGTGCTGCGCGAGACTTTCAATGCAGGCGTCCGCCGCGCGCTTGATGCCGTCGCCTCGGTTCTGCCGCCGGAGCTCGATGATGAATCGCGCAGACAGCGCGCGGTGGTCACTTACGCAACCCTCGTCGGCGCAATGGTCATCTCTCGAGCTGTGTCGGACAAGTCACTCGCTACCGAGATGATCGAAAGGTGTCGTGAAGGCATCAAGCTGCCAGAACAGGACGTTTAA
- a CDS encoding MBL fold metallo-hydrolase yields MLPIASRWFELKRISDDITLLWEPHVVPLMRCNIWHIRGRDRDLMIDTGMGIASLREAARHLLQKKVTAVATHTHADHIGGHHEFEHTLVHELEADNLRAPRERGTLLASVLGDAAIRRYHEAGYPFDGDLITALPDADYEMSTYHVRAATVSEIVKEGSVVDLGDRHFEVLHLPGHSPGSIGLWEAATGTLFSGDAIYDGPLLDEIGGADIPMYVQTMKRLRELPVQVVHAGHDPSFGRERLVELVDAYLVKRA; encoded by the coding sequence ATGCTACCGATTGCCAGCCGTTGGTTCGAACTGAAGCGCATCAGTGACGACATCACCTTGTTGTGGGAGCCGCACGTCGTGCCGCTCATGCGCTGCAATATCTGGCACATTCGCGGCCGCGACCGCGACTTGATGATCGACACCGGTATGGGCATCGCCAGCCTGCGCGAGGCCGCGCGGCATCTGCTGCAAAAGAAGGTGACCGCCGTCGCGACCCACACGCATGCGGACCATATCGGCGGCCACCACGAATTCGAGCATACGCTGGTGCACGAGCTGGAAGCCGACAACCTGCGTGCGCCGCGCGAGCGCGGCACGCTGCTCGCGTCGGTCCTGGGTGACGCTGCCATCCGCCGCTATCACGAAGCGGGCTATCCGTTCGATGGCGACCTGATCACCGCGCTTCCCGATGCTGACTACGAGATGTCCACGTATCACGTGCGGGCGGCGACCGTCAGCGAAATCGTCAAGGAAGGGAGTGTCGTCGATCTCGGAGATCGGCATTTTGAGGTTCTGCACCTGCCCGGTCATTCGCCGGGAAGCATCGGGCTGTGGGAAGCGGCAACCGGCACGCTGTTCTCCGGCGATGCAATTTACGACGGTCCGCTGCTTGATGAAATCGGTGGTGCCGATATCCCGATGTACGTGCAAACGATGAAACGTCTGCGCGAACTTCCTGTGCAGGTGGTGCATGCGGGTCACGATCCGAGTTTTGGTCGGGAGCGGCTGGTTGAGCTTGTGGATGCGTATCTGGTGAAGCGGGCGTGA
- a CDS encoding DUF4410 domain-containing protein translates to MREITGFRIHRARVPKTAAIAFLVLWLSACGTVEVTSSAQQQPVQANAMPDTVYVEDFHLQGSDIRFEGPGANVDRRELLGHVFPDSPLMVHTTRQDKATHLATLMSRSIADDLKKHGLHVERLVPGAQTPSSGWLVSGEFISVDEGDRAKRALIGFGAGHTSLEVEAQVTDLAEPPAARPLLDVTTTARSGKTPGAALGFNAFLAAGGFVAAGVDSDGDVKHTASKLSDEIVQRLLPGHRDDH, encoded by the coding sequence ATGCGCGAAATAACCGGCTTCCGGATACATCGGGCACGAGTGCCGAAGACGGCGGCCATTGCTTTCCTGGTTCTCTGGCTATCCGCATGCGGCACCGTTGAAGTGACATCAAGCGCACAGCAGCAGCCGGTTCAGGCTAACGCGATGCCCGATACGGTGTACGTCGAGGATTTCCATCTGCAAGGAAGTGATATCCGCTTCGAAGGCCCCGGGGCCAACGTCGACCGTCGGGAACTGCTAGGGCACGTATTTCCCGATTCCCCGCTGATGGTTCATACAACCAGGCAGGATAAGGCGACGCATCTGGCAACGCTGATGAGCCGTTCGATTGCCGACGATTTGAAGAAGCATGGATTGCACGTCGAGCGTCTTGTGCCGGGAGCACAGACCCCATCGTCGGGTTGGCTCGTAAGTGGTGAATTTATATCCGTTGACGAAGGAGACCGCGCCAAGCGTGCGTTAATCGGTTTCGGTGCCGGTCATACCAGTCTGGAAGTCGAGGCACAGGTCACCGATCTCGCCGAACCGCCTGCCGCACGACCCCTGCTTGACGTTACGACGACTGCAAGAAGTGGTAAGACACCGGGAGCGGCATTGGGCTTTAACGCGTTTCTCGCGGCCGGTGGATTCGTTGCTGCCGGTGTGGATAGCGATGGCGACGTCAAGCACACTGCCTCAAAGCTGTCGGACGAAATTGTCCAGCGCCTCTTGCCCGGTCATCGGGACGATCACTAA
- a CDS encoding TetR/AcrR family transcriptional regulator → MPALDTKTAPSQARSQDTYEYILETAGKLLGQMGFEELTTNLICRTAGMTPPALYRYFPNKYAILKILGERLIAAQDAVVDQWLKSGAMGPSRPEDSIKRIASVLRGLITVTKRFPGGVVVNRAIHAVPLLQQLHIESREAVAAQLCDILQPQFPMVSAARLRVAARMVSELSSALVQMAIEDAERNPEGLVYETAVLFASYFRALQDSPAA, encoded by the coding sequence ATGCCGGCGCTCGATACAAAGACGGCACCCTCACAAGCCCGCAGCCAGGATACTTACGAATACATTCTCGAAACAGCCGGAAAATTGCTCGGCCAGATGGGCTTCGAGGAACTCACGACCAATCTGATTTGCCGTACTGCGGGCATGACGCCCCCCGCTCTGTATCGGTATTTTCCGAACAAGTACGCCATCCTCAAGATATTGGGCGAGCGCCTGATCGCTGCGCAGGACGCCGTGGTGGATCAATGGCTCAAATCCGGTGCAATGGGGCCATCGAGGCCGGAGGACTCGATCAAGAGAATCGCGTCGGTGTTGCGTGGCCTCATCACTGTTACGAAGCGCTTTCCTGGAGGCGTTGTCGTCAATCGGGCCATTCATGCCGTACCGCTTCTGCAGCAGCTTCATATCGAATCACGTGAGGCGGTCGCCGCACAGCTCTGTGACATCCTGCAGCCGCAATTCCCGATGGTGTCGGCCGCAAGGCTGCGTGTAGCGGCGCGCATGGTGTCAGAGCTCAGTTCCGCGCTCGTGCAGATGGCGATCGAGGACGCCGAACGGAATCCGGAAGGCCTGGTTTACGAAACCGCGGTTCTCTTCGCGTCGTATTTCCGCGCGCTACAGGATTCACCTGCGGCGTGA